The genomic segment GCAGCCCGGCCCCGACGATCTGGACCGGGTCGCCGTGCTTGGTCAGGCCGCGGGCGACCACGTTCATCCGCCGCTTGGTGTCCAGGTAGATGCCCGGGATCGACAGGCAGCCCTCCGGGCCGTACTGATCGTCGTCGTCGGGGAACTCCAGACCCGGGTTGATCAGGTGATCGAGGCGGGTGTCGTTGCCCGGCAGGTCGGGATTGATCGCGAACAGGCGCAGGCTCACCCCGATCTGCGGGGCGGCCAGCCCGGCGCCGCGCGACTGCTCCAGGGTCTGGCTCAGGTCGCCGACCAGTTTGTGCAAC from the Paractinoplanes abujensis genome contains:
- the def gene encoding peptide deformylase yields the protein MTVLDIRKVGDPVLRRVAEPVTVFDAELHKLVGDLSQTLEQSRGAGLAAPQIGVSLRLFAINPDLPGNDTRLDHLINPGLEFPDDDDQYGPEGCLSIPGIYLDTKRRMNVVARGLTKHGDPVQIVGAGLLARCIQHETDHLDGVLFIDRQDEAGQERLLATLSEAAWADATFKTSPH